A genomic region of Longimicrobiaceae bacterium contains the following coding sequences:
- the rpmD gene encoding 50S ribosomal protein L30: MAKIKITQTKSGLGAPEKHRNTLQALGLKHQRSVVQEDNPAIRGMVFQVRHLVKVTEVEGQETNG; this comes from the coding sequence GTGGCTAAGATCAAGATCACGCAGACCAAGAGCGGCCTCGGCGCGCCGGAGAAGCACCGGAACACGCTGCAGGCGCTCGGACTGAAGCATCAGCGCTCGGTGGTGCAGGAGGACAACCCCGCGATCCGCGGGATGGTCTTCCAGGTTCGCCACCTCGTCAAGGTGACCGAAGTGGAAGGGCAGGAGACCAATGGCTGA
- the rplO gene encoding 50S ribosomal protein L15 has protein sequence MAELNNLRRPEGSHRDRKRVGRGPGSGKGKTAGYGHKGSKARAGHHGPGGSKPAFEGGQMPLQRRLPKRGFRPLDRVEYQVVNLYQLEESGEADFTPELLKERGLIGHARRPVKILGTGDLTRKITVSAHAFSKSAREKIEGLGGQIQEID, from the coding sequence ATGGCTGAGCTGAACAACCTCCGTCGGCCCGAGGGGTCGCACCGGGACCGGAAGCGCGTGGGACGCGGCCCCGGCTCCGGGAAGGGGAAGACCGCCGGGTACGGCCACAAGGGCTCCAAGGCCCGCGCCGGCCACCACGGCCCCGGCGGCAGCAAGCCGGCATTCGAGGGCGGGCAGATGCCGCTGCAGCGGCGTCTCCCGAAGCGCGGCTTCCGTCCGCTCGACCGCGTCGAGTACCAGGTGGTGAACCTGTACCAGCTGGAGGAGAGCGGCGAGGCCGACTTCACCCCCGAGCTCCTCAAGGAGCGCGGGCTGATCGGGCATGCGCGCCGCCCGGTCAAGATCCTGGGCACCGGGGACCTGACCCGGAAGATCACGGTTTCCGCGCACGCGTTCAGCAAGTCGGCGCGTGAGAAGATCGAGGGTCTCGGCGGGCAGATCCAGGAGATCGACTGA
- the secY gene encoding preprotein translocase subunit SecY, producing the protein MANPVATLFRIPEVKDKILFTLLALAIYRVGAHIAAPGIDVEALRAFTGQLQGTVFGIYDMFVGGGLSKATVFALGIMPYISASIMFQLLAAVFPTIEKMQKEGEEGRKRLTQYTRYATVGLSIVQAYGYSVFLEGIQGAVVSPGWGFKLTMILTLVTGAVFIMWLGEQITERGIGNGMSLLIFFSIIESLPTALYETYRLVSLGEVSAVALVMLLVVMVLVIAATVAITLAARKIPVQIPRKVMGKGRIREGQKSFVPLRINSAGVMPIIFAQSIVIVPSTLSTFSNNEAIRTFANWFQFGTWPYEITFGLLIIFFTYFYTAIIFNPVDLAENLKKQGAFVPGVKPGARTAEYIDRVLTRITLPGSLFLAAIAIIPGLLLNAVGVPFLGTVLGGTGLLIMVGVALDTVQQMQQHLLLRRYDGFMRKGRVKLRGRTRFM; encoded by the coding sequence ATGGCAAATCCCGTCGCGACCCTGTTCCGGATCCCGGAGGTGAAGGACAAGATCCTCTTCACCCTCCTGGCTCTGGCGATCTACCGCGTCGGCGCCCACATCGCGGCGCCGGGGATCGACGTGGAGGCCCTCCGGGCGTTCACGGGTCAGCTGCAGGGGACGGTGTTCGGGATTTACGACATGTTCGTCGGGGGCGGGCTCTCGAAGGCCACGGTGTTCGCCCTCGGCATCATGCCCTACATCTCGGCCAGCATCATGTTCCAGCTGCTGGCCGCGGTGTTCCCGACCATCGAGAAGATGCAGAAGGAGGGGGAGGAGGGGCGGAAGCGGCTTACGCAGTACACCCGCTACGCCACCGTCGGCCTCTCCATCGTCCAGGCATACGGCTACTCCGTCTTCCTGGAGGGGATCCAGGGGGCGGTGGTGAGTCCGGGCTGGGGGTTCAAGCTCACGATGATCCTCACCCTGGTCACGGGTGCGGTGTTCATCATGTGGCTGGGCGAGCAGATCACGGAGCGCGGGATCGGGAACGGGATGAGCCTGCTCATCTTCTTCTCCATCATCGAGAGCCTCCCGACGGCGCTGTACGAGACGTACCGTCTGGTGAGCCTGGGCGAGGTCTCGGCGGTTGCGCTGGTGATGCTCCTCGTGGTGATGGTGCTGGTGATCGCGGCGACGGTCGCCATCACGCTGGCGGCGCGGAAGATCCCGGTCCAGATCCCCCGGAAGGTGATGGGGAAGGGGCGCATCCGCGAGGGGCAGAAGTCGTTCGTCCCGCTCCGCATCAACTCGGCGGGCGTGATGCCGATCATCTTCGCCCAGTCCATCGTGATCGTGCCGAGCACGCTCAGCACCTTCTCGAACAACGAGGCGATCCGGACGTTCGCGAACTGGTTCCAGTTCGGGACCTGGCCGTACGAGATCACCTTCGGGCTGCTGATCATCTTCTTCACGTACTTCTACACGGCGATCATCTTCAACCCGGTCGACCTGGCGGAGAACCTGAAGAAGCAGGGCGCCTTCGTGCCCGGAGTGAAGCCCGGTGCCCGGACCGCGGAGTACATCGACCGCGTCCTCACCCGGATCACGCTGCCGGGCTCGCTCTTCCTCGCGGCGATCGCGATCATCCCGGGGCTCCTGCTGAACGCGGTGGGCGTGCCCTTCCTGGGGACCGTCCTCGGCGGCACCGGGCTGCTGATCATGGTGGGTGTCGCGCTCGACACCGTCCAGCAGATGCAGCAGCACCTCCTGCTGCGCCGGTACGACGGCTTCATGCGCAAGGGGCGGGTGAAGCTGCGCGGCCGCACCCGCTTCATGTGA